The following coding sequences lie in one Arabidopsis thaliana chromosome 3, partial sequence genomic window:
- a CDS encoding ATP synthase E chain (unknown protein; FUNCTIONS IN: molecular_function unknown; INVOLVED IN: biological_process unknown; LOCATED IN: endomembrane system; EXPRESSED IN: male gametophyte, pollen tube; EXPRESSED DURING: M germinated pollen stage; BEST Arabidopsis thaliana protein match is: unknown protein (TAIR:AT5G15320.1); Has 64 Blast hits to 64 proteins in 11 species: Archae - 0; Bacteria - 0; Metazoa - 0; Fungi - 0; Plants - 64; Viruses - 0; Other Eukaryotes - 0 (source: NCBI BLink).) produces MAPPPGLYSGTSTLALVARASAFGLGLIYGNIKLKALKIKKNSQIKAEAKAHH; encoded by the exons ATGGCGCCACCTCCAGGACTTTACTCCGGTACCAGCACTCTTGCTCTG GTTGCTCGTGCTTCGGCTTTCGGGTTGGGTCTCATCTACGGCAACATCAAGCTCAAGGCTTTAAAG ATAAAGAAGAATTCGCAGATTAAGGCCGAAGCAAAGGCTCATCACTAA
- a CDS encoding ATP synthase E chain (unknown protein; FUNCTIONS IN: molecular_function unknown; INVOLVED IN: biological_process unknown; EXPRESSED IN: male gametophyte, pollen tube; EXPRESSED DURING: M germinated pollen stage; BEST Arabidopsis thaliana protein match is: unknown protein (TAIR:AT5G15320.1); Has 64 Blast hits to 64 proteins in 11 species: Archae - 0; Bacteria - 0; Metazoa - 0; Fungi - 0; Plants - 64; Viruses - 0; Other Eukaryotes - 0 (source: NCBI BLink).), with protein sequence MAPPPGLYSGTSTLALVARASAFGLGLIYGNIKLKALKHKFAMLCLVSKP encoded by the exons ATGGCGCCACCTCCAGGACTTTACTCCGGTACCAGCACTCTTGCTCTG GTTGCTCGTGCTTCGGCTTTCGGGTTGGGTCTCATCTACGGCAACATCAAGCTCAAGGCTTTAAAG CATAAGTTTGCGATGTTGTGTCTGGTTTCCAAACCCTAA
- a CDS encoding ATP synthase E chain, with amino-acid sequence MAPPPGLYSGTSTLALVARASAFGLGLIYGNIKLKALKQIRMFMAFEL; translated from the exons ATGGCGCCACCTCCAGGACTTTACTCCGGTACCAGCACTCTTGCTCTG GTTGCTCGTGCTTCGGCTTTCGGGTTGGGTCTCATCTACGGCAACATCAAGCTCAAGGCTTTAAAG CAAATTCGAATGTTTATGGCTTTTGAATTATGA
- a CDS encoding ATP synthase E chain, with protein MAPPPGLYSGTSTLALVARASAFGLGLIYGNIKLKALKQQIRMFMAFEL; from the exons ATGGCGCCACCTCCAGGACTTTACTCCGGTACCAGCACTCTTGCTCTG GTTGCTCGTGCTTCGGCTTTCGGGTTGGGTCTCATCTACGGCAACATCAAGCTCAAGGCTTTAAAG CAGCAAATTCGAATGTTTATGGCTTTTGAATTATGA
- a CDS encoding ATP synthase E chain, with the protein MAPPPGLYSGTSTLALVARASAFGLGLIYGNIKLKALKVHLSIFLVLFLSDEKLFSLGFILTS; encoded by the exons ATGGCGCCACCTCCAGGACTTTACTCCGGTACCAGCACTCTTGCTCTG GTTGCTCGTGCTTCGGCTTTCGGGTTGGGTCTCATCTACGGCAACATCAAGCTCAAGGCTTTAAAGGTACATCTCTCTATCTTCCTTGTCTTGTTTTTATCAGATgagaaattattttcattgGGTTTCATTTTGACATCCTAA